Within the Myxococcaceae bacterium JPH2 genome, the region TTCCGCGCGGAGTTCCTCGCGCAATGCCGCATCCAGGTTGGAGAGCGGCTCATCCAGCAGCAGCACGCGCGGGTTGGACACGAGCGCCCGAGCCAACGCCACGCGCTGAAGCTGGCCACCGGACAACTCATGCGGCATGCGCTCCGCGAACGCCTCGAGCCGAACCCAGCGCAGCGCGGTCCGCACCCGCTCGGAGATCTCACTCCGCGAGGTTCGCCGCAGCGCCAACGGATAGGCGACGTTCGCCTCGACCGAGCGGTTCGGCCACACGGCATAGCTCTGGAACACCATTCCCAGGCCGCGTCGCTCGGGAGGCACGCGGATGCCGGGGCCCGCGACCCGGGTTCCACCGATATCGATGGTGCCCTGATCCGGATGCTCCAGGCCCGCGATCATCCGCAGCGTCGTCGTCTTGCCGCAGCCGGATGGCCCGAGCAGCGACAGCAGCTCGCCCTCGCGAACCTCCAGGCTCAGCCCGCGAACCACCGGGGTCTTGCCATAGGCCTTCACCACGCCATCGAGCACGATGTTCGCCATCACCCCTCCACCGACGAACGAGGCCCGAGCGCGAGCACGCCGCGCCCCCCCAGCACCAGCGCGACCAGGACGCAGGCCAGCACCGCCGCGGAGGCCGGGTCGTCATAGCTCTGAAGCTCGAACAGCAGCGTGCCCAAGACCTGCGAGCCCGCGGGCACCAGCAGCACCGACATGGTCATCTCCGAGGCACAGGTGAGGAACGCGAGCACGAACGCCGAGACGATCGCGGGCCGCAGCACCGGCAGCGCCGCGTCTCGGAACGCACGCAGCGGCCCTGCCCCGCTCAACCGCGCCGCCTCGACGAGCGACACGTCGAGCTGCGCGAGCCCTTCGGAGCTGTTGCGCTCCCCCAGCGCCAGGTACTTCACCGCGTAGGCGATGAGCAGCAGCCACGGGGTGTGCGCCAGCGCGAGGACGAAGGCGACTCGCTCGAACGCGATGAACCGCCAGTCCCGCGAGAAGGCCACGAGCAGCGCCAGGGCCAGCACCGTGCCCGGCACGGAGAAGGGCCCCACTGACAACGCCTCCACCATCCCGCGTGAACGCCGGCGCAGCATGGCCGCGGCGAGACCGAACCCGCACACCAGCCCCCCTGCCCCCGTCGCCAGCATCAGGCTGTTGCCCAACGCACTGCGCGCCCGCTCACTCCACAGCACGCTTCCCCAGCGCGTGAAGGTCAGGGACGCCCAGGACAGCGGCGCGCCAAAGCTCCGCTGAAGCGACGTGAGCAACAGCGCCCCCAGCGGCAACACGATGAAGGCCGCGCACACCAGCGACACCGTGATGCCCCAAGGCACACGCGCCTTCCCGAGTGCCATCGGGCGAAGCGCCAGTCCCTTGCCGGCGCCCAGCCGCACACGTCCGCCTCGCCCCAACCACCGCATCACGCCCAGCGCGATGGGCGTCAGTCCCAGCAGCAGCGTGGCCAGCGCCATCGCACGGGGAAGTCCCTCCGAGCCTCCCATCAACACCAGCTCATAGATGCGGGTGGTCAACACGCGCGTTGGAGGTGAGGCTGAGACACCCAACAGATAGGGCACCCCAAACGACGAGGCGGTCAGCAGGAAGACCATGACCGCGCCGGACAGCACCGAGGGCAGCATCAAGGGCAGCGTCGCCGTCGTCAGCGCTCGGAACGGGGACGCCCCACACACGCGAGCCGCTTCCTCCAGGGCCGGGTCGATGCGACGAAGCGCGGCGGCGCCCGCCAGCAAGACAAAGGGCAGGCCCGAGAGCCCCTCCACGAAGGCGATGCCGCCCACCCCGTAGATGTCGAACGTGCCCGTCCCCCACAGCCGATTGAGATAGCCCGCGCGAGGGCTCGCGAGCGACAGCCAGCCCATGCCCCAGATGAACGCGGGGATCGCCGAGGGCAGCGTGAAGAGGACCGCGAACACGCGCCGGAGCGGCAGGTCCGTGCGGAACAACAGCAGCGCCAGCGGCGCTCCCAAGCCGAGCGCCAGCAGACTCGCGCCTGTCGAAATCATGAGCGTGTTGGACAGTGCGCCCCACTCGCTTCCCCAGGCCGTGCTCGACCGCGCGGTGAGGGATTCCAGCCCGCGGATCAACAACACGCCCAGAGGCCCCGCGCCAAAGAACAACACCGGCACCAGCCACGCGCCCAGCCCGAGCCGAGGGCCCCACGTCCCTTCGCGGGTCATCGGGCGAACGCCTGACTGAACGACGCCTTGATGGTCGTCCCGCGTGACAATCCCAGCTCCAACAGCTCGGGAGTCCACGGCTGCGCGCGCCCGAGCAGGGTCTCCACGCCCGCCTCGCCTCGCGGCCCTTCCAGCCGTGGATCCACGCCATGCATGTCCCCTCGCTCGATGATGATGCGCTGCCCTTCCGGCGAGAGAAGGAGGTCCACCAGGGCGCGAGCGGCGACGGGGTTGCGCGTCGATTGGAAGATGGCCACCGGGCCAGGGATGACGACCGCGCCATCCTCGGGCCAGCTCACGGCGACAGGACTTCCGCGAGCCCTCGCCGCGAGCACGTTCTCCAGCAGGACGACGCCCACGTCCACCTCGCCGCTCTCCACCTTCTGCAGTACGGCCGCGTTCCCACCGGCCACGAGCGCGCCGCGCGCCCGCAGCTCCGAGAAGAATCCCTCGCCATAGCGAGACCGCAGGAACACCGCCCAGGTGTAGGCCGTCCCGGAGGTGAGCGGATCTCCAATCGCGGCGCGGCCCGACCACGGACCTCTCGCCAGCGCCGCGAAGGACGGAGGCGGCGGCACCGAGTCCTCGCGATGGACGAGCACCATGGTGGACACCCGGGCCGCCGCGTAGCGCGCATCCAAGTCGAGCAACGGTCGAGGAACGCGCAGGACATTCGGCGACGCATACCGAAGGAAGGCGCCCTCCCGAGCGAGTCGCTCATAGAGGAACGGATCGGACGTCAGCAGCACGTCCGCGCGCACAGCTCCGGCGAGGCGCTCCGCCTCCAACCGGCTGGCCACCTTCTCGCTGCCTGCTTGATACCAGTGCACCTTCACGCCCGGCAGCCGCTGGGCCAGCAGGGGCGCCAGCGCGTCCAGCACGTGCTGGTACATCGACGTGTAGACCCACACGTCGCCCGTCGCGGCCTCCGTCGACGCCACGGGTCCCCCGCTCGCCGGCGCCGCGGACTCGATGCGGCACGACGCGAGCAGGAGGACCGCGAGCAGGGAGCAGACGCCTCGGAACCGCGTTCGGACGCGCATGGCGGGCGATGATGCACCACCCACGCGCCATCCTCACGTTCCGCCCGCGTCACCGCGGACAGGGAGCTACTTCGCGGCCACGTCGCGCGGGAACTGACCGCTGGCCACCAGCAGGTTCAGCCGGGCCTGGAGCACCGCGTCCTGGGCGAGCAGCGCATTCGTCTCGGCGTCTCGCGCCGTGCGCTCCGCGTCCACGACGTCCAGGTTCGTGGTGGCACCCGCGCGGTAGGCCTCGGTGGAGAGCTGGAGCGTCTCGCGCGCCGACTCCGCCGAGTGCCCCTGCTCCACCGCCGCGGCCGTCGCGCCTTGGAGCTGTTCGTCCGCCGAACGCACCTCACCCCGAGCCCGCTGCATCAAGGTGTCCAACGCGCCCCGGGCATCCGCCACCAGCGCCGCGCGCTCGCGCTTGGCGCCATAACGGAAGCCGCCGTCATAGAGCGGCACCGACAGCAGCACCTGGGCCTGGAAGCCCCACGTGGGCAGCGTGACGGTCTCCGGCGTCTGGAAGTACGGCTGCGCCGAAGCGGACACCGTGGGCATGAAGTCCGCCCAGCTCTCCTCGTAGGTGCGCTCGGCCAGCGAGAGCCGCGCGCGCTGCGAGGCGATGTCCTCGCGCTGCTCCACCGCCTTCAAGGCATCCGTGAGCGCGGGAGGCGAAGCCAGCACCGCATCTCCGGCCGCGTCGAGCGGACCATCCACGCCCACCGCCACACCGAGCGCCTCGCGCGAGCGATTCAACGCCGTGGCGGCGAGCTGCACGCGCGCCTCGTTGTCATACAGCTCGCGCTGCGCCCGAGCCTCATCCAACCGAGTGCCCAAGCCCTTCGAGCGCCGGGCCTGAGAGAACTCCAGATGCGCCCGCGCCGTGTCTCGCGCTTGCACGGCCACGGCCAGCAAGCGCCGCTGCAGCACGACGGACAGATAGGCCTGGGCCGCGCCCGAAGCGACCAGGCGCCGCACATCCGACTCACTGGCGCGCGCCACGTCCACGGCCTGCTTCGCGCGGCTCGCGGCGAGCCAGCGCTGGGGCGCCACCAAGGGCACGGTCAGGTTGAGGTTGGCATTGAACGCGCTGCCAGGCTGCACCACGCGATCGTTCTGCACGCGGTCCGCGTCCAACTGCGTGTACACGCCGTTGGCCGTGAGCACGGGCAGGAAGGCCGCGCGGGCCTCGGTCACCAAGGCCTGCGCTCGCGCCACCTGGGCCTTCGCCTGGGTGAGCGTCGGGTTGCGCGCGAGCGACTGCTGCACGGCGTCCTCGAACGTCAGGGCCGGGGCCTGCACCGTCGCGGGGACCTGCGTCGCCTCGGGAGCCGGGGTCGGGGTCGTCGGCGGCTCCCCCCGCGCCGCGCCGGACAGCAGCGCGGCGACCATCACTCCACCCTCCATCCACGCTCGCATCGCGCTCACCGCTTCTCCGCCGAGGCCAGCACCGCGTCCACCGGGCCGCCATCCGTCACGTCACTGCCCGCGTTGAGGGCGACCACTTCACCGCCCTGAAGCCCGCTGACGATCTGCGCGACCTTGCCGTCGTGTCGCCCCACCACCACCGGCACCACCCGCGCGCGCCCGTCCTGCACGACCGCGACGAACGGCTTGTCGGCGCGCATGAAGAGGGCCTCGGCGGGCACCATCGGATAGGGGCGAGCCTGCAGGTGGAGCGTGGCGTGGATGAAGCTGCCCGGGTACAGGCCCACGTCCTTGTTGTCGATGTCCACCTCGCACAGCATGGTGCGCGTGCGCGCATCCAGGTTGCGCGTCATGCGCGTCACCTTCGCCTCGAGCGTCTGTCCCGGGCGCTGATCCACCGACAGCGTGACCGCGTCGCCCTCGTGCACGGAGTCCGCGTCGTCCTGGCCCAGGTAGACGTAGACGCGCAGCTTGTCCATGTCCGCCAGGTCCAGCACCGGCTGGGCGCTCGTCGTCGAGCCCGTGGCGGCCGGAAGCAGCGCGCCCGTGTCCACGTAGCGCGCGGTGACGATTCCCTCGAATGGCGCGGTCAGCGTCCCATAGGCCTGGAGCGACTGGGCTCGCGCGAGGTTCGCCTCGGAGATCTTCACCCCCGCCTGCGCATCATCCACCTGCTGCTGGGAGCTGACGCCCGTCGAGACCAGCGACAGGTGCCGTTGCAGGAGCTGTCGCTTCACGTCCAGGTCCGCTCGCGCGGCGGCCACCTGCTGCTCGGTGTCGGGAGACTCGAGCGTGGCCAGCAGCTGGCCCTTCTTCACGCGGTCGCCCTTGTCCACGCGGATGTCGCGCAGGTAGCCGCTGACCTTGGCGTAGAGCGTGGCCTGAGCCCAGGCGCGGGCCTCGGCGGGCAGCGTGACGTCGCGGCCCGATGCGGCCAGGGTGACCTGGACGGCGCGCAGGCGAGGGCCGGCGGCCACGGCGGCGCGGCGAGACTCCGCCTCGCGGGCCTCGGCGTGGCTGCGCGTCGTGGCCAGGAACGCCACGCCACCGATGGCGACGCTGACGCTCACCACGCCCACCGCGAACAGGCCGCGCGCGGAGGGAGGTCGAGAGGGAGCAGGAGGCACCGGCTCAGGCGAGGGAGGGATGACGGGCACGGGAGCGGAACTCATGCGGAGTGACCTGGAGAGGAAGAAGGAAGGAGCGCGGCCTCGGCCTCGAAGCGCTTGTCCAACTCGTGCTGGCGAGGCGGCGCCTTGCGCAGGAGCGAGTAGACGACCGGGACCATGAACAGGGTGACGAAGGTGGCCACCGAGAGACCACCGATGACAGCTCGGCCCAGCGGCGCGTTCTGCTCACCCCCCTCGCCCAACGCCAACGCCATGGGCAGCATGCCGAGCACCATGGCGAGCGCCGTCATGAGGATGGGACGCAGTCGCGTACGCCCCGCCTCCAGCGCGGCCTCCAGCGCGCTGATGCCGCGCTCGCCGCGCACATCGTTGGCGAAGTTGACCAGGAGGATGGAGTTACTGACCGCGATGCCCACGGCCATGATGGAGCCCATGAAGGACTCCACGTTGAGCGTGGTGCCTGTCACGGCCAGCATCCAGAGGATGCCCACCAGCGCGCCGGGCACCGCGACCATGATGATGAACGGATCCAGCCAGCTCTGGAACAGCACGACCATGAGCAGATAGACGAGCACGATGGCCAGGAGGAGCCCGGTGCCCAGGCTCTTGAACGAGGTGAACATGCTCTCGCTCTGGCCTCGGATGGTGATGCGCGTCGTCTTGGGCACGTCCTTCAGGCCGCTGATGGCCTTCTGGATGTCGCGGGTGACGCTGCCCAGGTCCCGGCCCTCGGCGGAGGCCTGCACGTTGATGACGCGCTGAACGGTGGCGTGGTTGATGAGGGCCTTGTCCTGCGTGGCCCGCATCGAGGCGATGCTCCCCAGATAGAGCGTGGTGCTGGAGCTCGCGTCCCCCACCCCGCGGCTCGGAGTCTGTCGAAGCGGCGCCGTGCCCCCCGCCACGGGCGTGGTCATCAGGTCGTTGACGCTCTGCATCTGCACGAGCGGCGTCTGCACCACGACGGGGTAGTTCACGTTGTTCTGCGGGCTCAACCAGAAGGACGGCGACACCGTGGAGCTGGACGACAGCGTGGTGAGCAGGTTGTTGGCCACATCGCGCTGGGTGATGCCGACCTGGGCGGCGCGCACGCGGTCCGTCACCACCTGGATGGCGGGATGGTCCAACACCTGGGCGATGCGCACGTCCGCGGTACCCGGGATCTCGCGCATGCGGTCGCGCAGCTCGCGCGCCAGCAGGAAGGACTTGTCCAGGTCGCTGCCTTCAATCTGCACGTCGATGGGCGCCGACAGGCCGAAGTTGAGCACCTGGCTGACGATGTCCGGCGCCTGGAAGTAGGCGCTCACGCCGGGGAAGTCCTTCGCCAGCATCTCGCGGATGGCCTGCATGTACAGGCGCGTGGGGTGGTGATGCGCCTTCAGCGCGATGAGCACCTCCGCGTCCTGGCTCCCGATGTTGTCCGTGGGGACGAGCGCCAGGTTGAAGGAGATGGGCAGGCCCAGGTTGTCGTTGATGGTCTCCAGCTCATCCTCCGGGATGAGGTCCCGGATGCGCTGCTCCACCGCGTCGACGATCTCTTCGGTCGTCTCCAGCCGCGTGCCGATGGGCGCGCGCACGTGCAGGCGCATCTGGCCGGCATCCACCGAGGGGAAGAAGTCGAAGCCCACGACGAACGGCAGGACCGCGGTGGCGCCCACCAAGAGCGCCGCGCACCCGAGGACGAAGCCCCGATGTGCCAGCACCATGGACAGGGCCCGGCCATACACGTCCGTGAAGCGATCGAAGTGACGGTCGCGCCAGGCATTGAAGCGGCCCCAGATGCCCCGGGCGGCCTCGGGCCCATGGGCCTCGTGCTCCAGGAGCTGGCGCGCCAGCGTGGGCACCAAGGTCCGGCTGAGCACGTAGCTGGCGAGCATCGAGATGACCACCGACAGCGCCAGCGGCGTGAAGAGGAAGCGCGCGGGCCCCACCAGCAGCACCACCGGGAAGAACACGATGCAGATGGTCAGGGTGGCCGCCAGCGCGGGCGTGGCGATCTGCTCGGCGCCGATGAGGATGGCGGGCGTCAGCGGCATCCCCAGCGTGCGGTGCCGGTGGATGTTCTCCACGGCCACCGTCGCGTCATCCACGAGCATCCCGATGGCGAGCGCCAGTCCGCCCAGCGTCATGATGTTGAACGTGTGGCCCAAGAGGAACAGGCCCGTCACGCCCACGGCCATGGCCAGCGGGATGGACGTGGACACCAGCAACATGCTGCGCCAGCTCCCCAGGAACAGGAGGATCATCACCGACACCAGCACCGAGCTGATGAGCGCCTCATGCAGCACGTTCATCACGGCGGCGCGCACGAACACGGACTGATCGAAGTCGATCTTCAGCTCCATGCCCTCGGGCGCCGCCGCCTTGAGCTGGGGCAGCAGCTCTCGCGAGGCGTCCACCACCGCCAGAGTGGAGGCGTTGGCGTGCTTGAGCAGCGACAGGTAGGTGGCGCGCTTGCCGTTGACCCGCGCGATGTTGGTCTGCACGGCGAAGCCGTCATGCACGAACCCCACGTCGCGCAGATATACGGGCGCGCCGTCCACCACCTTCACGGGCAGGGCGTTGAACTCATCGACGGTGGTGGGGCTGGAGTTGAGCTTGACGTTGTACTCGGTGTTGCCGATCTGCGCGGTGCCCGCGGGCACGAGCACGTTGGACTGGAGCAGCGCCTGCACCACGTCCTGCGGCGTGAGCCCCTTGGCCGCCACCTTCGCCGGATCCACGTCCACCATGATCTGCCGGGCCTTGCCACCATACGGTGACGGAATGGACATGCCCGGGATGGTGAACAGCTTGATGCGCAGGAAGTTCAGGCCGTAGTCATAGAGCTGCTGCTCGGACAGGTTCTGGCTGGAGACGGTGAGCTGGGCCACCGGCACGTTGGACGCGTTGTAGCGGATGACGTTGGGCGGGCTGATGCCAGGGGGCATGAGCCGGCTGGCCGTCTGCGACACGCTGGCGATCTGCGCGATGGCCGCGCCGATGTCCGCGTCCTGCTCGAAGTAGACCTTGAGGATGCCGATGCCGGAGATCGACTGCGAGTCGATGTGGCTGATGCCATCCACCGTCGTCGAGTAGGCGCGCTCGCTGATGAGCACCACGCGTCGCTCGATGTCCTCGGCGGACATGCCCGGATAACTCCAGACCACCATGACGACCGGGATGTCGATGGCAGGAAAGATGTCCACCTTCATCCGGGCCGCGGACATCACTCCCGCCAGGAGGATGAGCGCGGACATCACGGCAATGGTGTAGGGGCGCCGTAGCGCCAGCCGCACGATCCACACGGAATGGCAACTCCCGGGAGCGCCTGTCACGCCTCGGTGTCACCACCGCGCGCGAAACGCTCCCTGTTGAATGCCGTGCTAAATGCGCTCCGAGTCCGTCCGCGTCCAATACTTTGGGGACGCGACTTCAATACTTCGGAGATATCGAAACCACGTTCCCCGAGCGGCGCGCCTCGTGGACCGCCGCCGCTTCGCGGGCCACGTTGAGGAACGCCTGCACGAGCGGAGAACGGTCCCCCTGCCGCCACGCCAGGGTGAGGTCCACTCGCGGCGCGGGATCCGTGATGGGGCGGAACACCACGCCTTCACGCTGGAGCACCTGATACGTGGCGGGCACCATCGTCACGCCCATGCCTCCGGCCACCAGTGCGATGCGCGCGTGAAGCTCCGTCGCCTGCTGGGCGATGCGGGGCGTGATTCCGTGCAGAGCACAGGCCTGCATGATGAGGTCATGCAGCGTCCCACAGCCGCTGTGTCGAGGAGGCAACACCACCGGCTCGCGGGCCAGGTCCACCAGGTCCACCCGCGCGCGAGAGGCCAGCGCATGCCCCTCCGGCAGCACGGCGACCAGCTCCTCGGCCAGCAGGGGCTCCAGGCACAGGCCGTTCACCTCGCTCGTCGACCGCAGCAGGCCCACCTGCAGGGAGTCCTGGAGGAGCGCCTGCACCTGGTCGGGCGTGCGCAGCTCCACGAGGTGCAGCTCCACGTCGGGGTATTGCCGGCGGAAGGCTCGCAGCAGCGTGGGGAAGAAGTGGAACGCCACCGAGCCCACGAAGCCCACGGACAGGTGCCCGGAGTCCCCCCGCGCGGCCTTCTGGGCGGCTCGCGCGGCGTGCTCGGCCTGCTCGAGGACCATGCGCGCCTCCCGAAGGAACGCCGCGCCCGCCTCGGTGAGCTTCACCTGGCGCCGCTGGCTGCGCTCCAGCAGGAGCACGCCCAGGTCCTCTTCCAGACGGCGGATCTGCTGGCTCAGCGGGGGCTGCGCCATGTGCAGCCGGGCCGCCGCGCGTCCGAAGTGGAGCTCCTCCGCGACCGCGATGAAGTAGTGCAGGTGGCGCAGTTCCATGGCCTGCACCTATACGGGAGCCCGCCCGCGCCGTCACGCGCCGCCCGGACGCTCCGCGTGCGCCTCCCTCCCAGGCCCTAGAAGGCGGGCATCTATCCAGGCCCTCACACGTCCATCCACTCCCGAGTCGAGGGCCCCTGTCAGGACGGGAACGTGGTAGGCGAGTTCGGGTATGCTCCCAGGCCCGTGAGGGGCCCCCGGAGGGAGCCCCAAAGGCTGTTTTCCGAACCGTGTCCGGCCCGAGAGGCCGGCACCCGCCAGAAAGGCTTTGTCGATGAAGCACATGGGACGTGTTGGATTGGTGCTCGGGGTGCTGGCCCTGAGCGGCATGACGGGCTGCAAGAACGAGCAAGAGGAGCAGGCGAACTCCCACCGCATCGCCGGCACCAACTTCCTGGCGGACAAGAAGTACGCCGAGGCCATCAAGGAGTACGAGCTGTCGCTCCAGGCCAACCCGAACCAGGAGAAGGTCTGGGAGAAGAAGGCCTTCGCGCACCTGCAGGCGGGCGACCCGGCCGCGGCGGCGACCTCGGCGCTCAAGCTCCTCGAGTTCCGCAAGGAGCCCGCCCAGAAGGCGGAGGTCTACCGGAACATCGCCGGCTTCTACATGCAGGGCGGTCCGCTGGAGAAGGCCGAGGAGTACTTCAACGAGGCGCTGAAGATCGATCCGAAGGACGAGGCCTCGCTTGGCTGGATCGCGGAGATCTACTCGCAGAAGGGCGGCGCGCGCTCCATGACCGCGCCCCTCGTCCCCGAGCACCTCGACAAGGCGCTCCAGTATTACGACAAGGTCCTGGCCGTGAACCCGAACTCGGCCAACACGTACCTCAACAAGCGCATCGTCATGTTGAAGTACATCCAGTACGAGACGGACCAGAAGGACGCGGCCCTCTCCGAGGCCGCCGAGAACGCCAAGGACGCCGCCATCGTGGCCGAGGCCAAGGCGCGCGCGGACCAGCACCAGGCCCGCGTCGAGGAGTTCAAGAAGCAGTTCGACGAGGTGAACAAGAAGTTCGGCGACCTCGCCAAGGCCGCCAAGGGGCAGGCCGCCGCGAAGCCGTAAGCCTCGCTGTCGCACCGTGACACCCGGGCCCGGAGTCCCGAGGCAGCCGCCTCGGTGCTTCCGGGCCCTGTCGCATCCTCAGGACTCTTGAGGACCGGTGCGCTCCGCGCCCGCCGCCATCCCCGATGCCACCTCGGCCGGGATGATGCCCAGGCGCGTGTAGATGGGGCGGACGTGCTCGCGCAGCGACGGCAGTCGCCAACGGAACAGCGCCGCGGCCACGATGCACGCCGCGCCCCCCAGCGCGATGGTGATGGGCGCCCCGACCCTCGACGCGAGCGAGCCAGCCAGCAGGCTGCCAAAGGGCACCGTCCCCATGAAGGCCATGGAGTAGAAGCTCATGACGCGGCCGCGCATGCGCTCCTCCACGATGGTCTGCAGGACGGTGTTGCACGCGGCCATCGTCACCATCATCCCGAAGCCCGTGGCCACGAGCGTCACCAGCGACAACACCAGCCCTCGTGACAGCGAGAACGCGAGCTGCCCCACGCCGAACACCGCCGCGGTGGTGACGATGACGCGGCCCAGGCCTCGAACGGAGCGGCGCGACGCGAGGTAGACGGCGCCGATGAGCGCGCCCAGCCCCGAGGCCGCCATGAGCCAGCCCATCACGTTCGCCCCGCCCTGGAGCACCTTCGAGGCGATGACAGGCATCAGCACCGTGTAGGGCGTGCCCATGAGGCTCATCATCGCGAGGAGCAGGAGCACCGTGCGGATGGGCGGGAAGTGGTAGGCGTAGCGGAAGCCCTCGCGAAGCTCGGAGAGCACGTGCTGGTGCTCCGCGTTCGGCGTCCGCGGGCGCACGCGCATGGCGAGCAGCGAGGCGATCACCGCCAGGTAGCTGAACCCGTCGATGAGGAAGCAGCCGCCCTCCCCCACCGCCGCCACGAGCGCGCCCGCCACCGAGGGCCCCAGCAGTCGCGCCGCGTTGAACATGCTGGAGTTGAGCGCGATGGCGTTGGGCAGGTCCTCGCGCGCGTCGATCATCTCCACCACGAACGACTGTCGCGCGGGGATGTCGAAGGCGTTGATGACGCCCTGAATCACGCTCAACACGAGGATGTGCCACACGGCGATGACGCCCGAGAGGGCCAGGGCCGCCAGCGCGAACGACTGGAGCATCGCCAGCACCTGCGTCCACACCAGCACACGGTGCCGATTCCACCGGTCCGCCAGCACGCCCGCGAATGGCGCGACCAGGAACGTGGGGAGCTGTCCGCAGAAGCCCACCACGCCCAGCAACATCGCCGAGCCGCTCAAGCGGTACACCAGCCAGCTCGTCGCCACCCGCGTGAGCCACGTCCCGATGAGCGAGACGCTCTGCCCTGAGAAGAAGAGGCGGTAGTTGCGGTGACCCAGCGCTCGCAGCATGAACCGCCAGTCGCTCGCAGCCCGCTCTGCCGCCATGGTGCTCCGCTCCTCCGCGCTGGGTGCCGACGAAGTCAGAAGCTAACGCCGCCGACCGCCTCCCAGCACGAGCAAGGCGAGTCCGCCCACCAGGGCCGCACCGCCGCCCGCCAGATAGCCCGTCGTCGTGTCGCTGTTGCGGCCGGTGAGCAGCTCCGTTGCGCGCTCCGACAAGGAGTCACGGGCTTTCATTCCCGTCCACAACAGCACGCCCCCGACCACGACGAGCATCAATCCCACGACGCGGGCAGCACCCACATGTCCTCCTTGCTGGTTCCCCGTGGGACGCGCAGCCCCTCAGGGTCGGTCCGACTCGGGTCAGCGCTTGCGCCCGGGCGACTTCTTGGAGCGTCCCACGGACTTCTTCGGCGCGCGCGACTTTCCACCGGGCGACTTCTTCGGCCCGCTGGCCTTCACCTTCTTGCCCTTGCGCGGCGGAGATGCCCCCGTGTCACGCGGAGCCCATCCACCCGAGTCCTCCGGCCCCCGTGCCTCCGTGCCCACTTCTCGCCCGCGCGACGCATCCCACTTGCGCTGCGAGGCCAGGGCCCGGATGCGGTCGAAGCCCGGGTGCGGCGAGGGCGACGTCTCCCCCGAGGAACCCGACCCCGCGACAGGAGCCTCGGGAGCGGACTCGACGGAAACAGGAGGCTCACTGGGCTCGGCGGGAACGGCCGCCGGGCGCACGAACATGCGCCGCTTCGGCGTCGTGGGCGCGGGCGTGGCATCCATCCCCGGCCAACGAGTCGTGGACTCCTCCGCGTCCACGGGACGCGCGCGTGGCCCTCGCGCGGGCGCGGCATCTTCGCGACGACCCTCGCGGCTGAAACGCCCGCGAGGCCGCGCGGGCTCGGCCCACGGAAGGGCCTCCGCGACGGGCACGGGAAGCGCCTCGAGCGCCTGCGCCGCATCCAGCTCCTCCGGAGACGGCATCGAGGGCTGCACTTCCTTCGCGGCCTCACGCTCACGGCGGCCCGGTCGCTTCGCACGCTCGCCAGGGCGGTGCGTGGGCGCG harbors:
- a CDS encoding iron ABC transporter permease, whose product is MTREGTWGPRLGLGAWLVPVLFFGAGPLGVLLIRGLESLTARSSTAWGSEWGALSNTLMISTGASLLALGLGAPLALLLFRTDLPLRRVFAVLFTLPSAIPAFIWGMGWLSLASPRAGYLNRLWGTGTFDIYGVGGIAFVEGLSGLPFVLLAGAAALRRIDPALEEAARVCGASPFRALTTATLPLMLPSVLSGAVMVFLLTASSFGVPYLLGVSASPPTRVLTTRIYELVLMGGSEGLPRAMALATLLLGLTPIALGVMRWLGRGGRVRLGAGKGLALRPMALGKARVPWGITVSLVCAAFIVLPLGALLLTSLQRSFGAPLSWASLTFTRWGSVLWSERARSALGNSLMLATGAGGLVCGFGLAAAMLRRRSRGMVEALSVGPFSVPGTVLALALLVAFSRDWRFIAFERVAFVLALAHTPWLLLIAYAVKYLALGERNSSEGLAQLDVSLVEAARLSGAGPLRAFRDAALPVLRPAIVSAFVLAFLTCASEMTMSVLLVPAGSQVLGTLLFELQSYDDPASAAVLACVLVALVLGGRGVLALGPRSSVEG
- a CDS encoding TolC family protein; this translates as MSAMRAWMEGGVMVAALLSGAARGEPPTTPTPAPEATQVPATVQAPALTFEDAVQQSLARNPTLTQAKAQVARAQALVTEARAAFLPVLTANGVYTQLDADRVQNDRVVQPGSAFNANLNLTVPLVAPQRWLAASRAKQAVDVARASESDVRRLVASGAAQAYLSVVLQRRLLAVAVQARDTARAHLEFSQARRSKGLGTRLDEARAQRELYDNEARVQLAATALNRSREALGVAVGVDGPLDAAGDAVLASPPALTDALKAVEQREDIASQRARLSLAERTYEESWADFMPTVSASAQPYFQTPETVTLPTWGFQAQVLLSVPLYDGGFRYGAKRERAALVADARGALDTLMQRARGEVRSADEQLQGATAAAVEQGHSAESARETLQLSTEAYRAGATTNLDVVDAERTARDAETNALLAQDAVLQARLNLLVASGQFPRDVAAK
- a CDS encoding ABC transporter substrate-binding protein; the encoded protein is MRVRTRFRGVCSLLAVLLLASCRIESAAPASGGPVASTEAATGDVWVYTSMYQHVLDALAPLLAQRLPGVKVHWYQAGSEKVASRLEAERLAGAVRADVLLTSDPFLYERLAREGAFLRYASPNVLRVPRPLLDLDARYAAARVSTMVLVHREDSVPPPPSFAALARGPWSGRAAIGDPLTSGTAYTWAVFLRSRYGEGFFSELRARGALVAGGNAAVLQKVESGEVDVGVVLLENVLAARARGSPVAVSWPEDGAVVIPGPVAIFQSTRNPVAARALVDLLLSPEGQRIIIERGDMHGVDPRLEGPRGEAGVETLLGRAQPWTPELLELGLSRGTTIKASFSQAFAR
- a CDS encoding efflux RND transporter periplasmic adaptor subunit yields the protein MSSAPVPVIPPSPEPVPPAPSRPPSARGLFAVGVVSVSVAIGGVAFLATTRSHAEAREAESRRAAVAAGPRLRAVQVTLAASGRDVTLPAEARAWAQATLYAKVSGYLRDIRVDKGDRVKKGQLLATLESPDTEQQVAAARADLDVKRQLLQRHLSLVSTGVSSQQQVDDAQAGVKISEANLARAQSLQAYGTLTAPFEGIVTARYVDTGALLPAATGSTTSAQPVLDLADMDKLRVYVYLGQDDADSVHEGDAVTLSVDQRPGQTLEAKVTRMTRNLDARTRTMLCEVDIDNKDVGLYPGSFIHATLHLQARPYPMVPAEALFMRADKPFVAVVQDGRARVVPVVVGRHDGKVAQIVSGLQGGEVVALNAGSDVTDGGPVDAVLASAEKR
- a CDS encoding ABC transporter ATP-binding protein, whose product is MANIVLDGVVKAYGKTPVVRGLSLEVREGELLSLLGPSGCGKTTTLRMIAGLEHPDQGTIDIGGTRVAGPGIRVPPERRGLGMVFQSYAVWPNRSVEANVAYPLALRRTSRSEISERVRTALRWVRLEAFAERMPHELSGGQLQRVALARALVSNPRVLLLDEPLSNLDAALREELRAELAALRERLGTTLVFVTHDQAEALALSDRIAVMNGGVLEQVDAPERLYHAPTSAFVARFVGGANVLSGAVRDGVFYCAQAETAFALPADVARSEGPGALVLRPEDLELGTEGTALPLAARLFLGNSVEYRFAVGTSLLRVVAPPVEGVRTGQVLRIRVRRAKVFAAP